From one Alicyclobacillus acidocaldarius subsp. acidocaldarius Tc-4-1 genomic stretch:
- a CDS encoding disulfide bond formation protein B: MYCATRRGDLRMVRFFGWRASTRRALGILIPAVALSVSAYWSLLLHWRACAMCWSERLLLVAALLGWFANNRWMVLFAPLLGFGIASAQWWMQLHAVRALFCSVTTPCDVSYLHLGPLTTAGLADLVFFLLLLLGVDSFAHRPKRAEMIPFPRKAE, encoded by the coding sequence ATGTATTGCGCGACGAGAAGGGGTGATCTTCGGATGGTGAGGTTCTTCGGATGGCGAGCATCTACACGCCGTGCGCTCGGTATCCTCATTCCGGCGGTCGCGCTGAGTGTGAGCGCATACTGGAGCTTGCTGCTCCACTGGCGGGCGTGTGCGATGTGCTGGTCGGAGCGTCTATTGCTGGTCGCGGCGCTCCTCGGTTGGTTCGCCAACAATCGGTGGATGGTGCTGTTCGCACCGCTCCTTGGCTTCGGAATCGCGTCGGCGCAGTGGTGGATGCAGTTGCACGCGGTACGCGCGCTCTTCTGTTCTGTGACGACTCCTTGCGATGTCTCATACCTCCACCTGGGGCCGCTCACGACTGCCGGACTCGCTGATCTCGTATTCTTTCTGCTGTTGTTGCTTGGCGTGGATTCATTCGCGCATCGACCGAAGCGAGCGGAGATGATTCCGTTTCCACGCAAGGCGGAATAG
- a CDS encoding phage repressor protein produces the protein MQVRVFWVDGEPLFDAAGVCEAVGMRNVEKALRKLDDDEKGAVVIEGPGGREEIPVVRESGMLRLTLLGKNEHARAFQRWVLREVLPSALHDESQYGEEKLRAQKTALLVDLLTTFQERLSDEAVERLVTAVADVLRDEKG, from the coding sequence ATGCAGGTTCGTGTCTTCTGGGTGGACGGTGAACCGCTCTTCGACGCAGCGGGCGTCTGTGAGGCGGTGGGGATGCGCAATGTCGAGAAGGCACTCCGAAAGCTCGACGACGATGAGAAGGGCGCGGTGGTGATCGAAGGGCCGGGCGGACGCGAGGAGATCCCCGTGGTGCGCGAATCGGGCATGCTGAGGCTCACGTTGTTGGGGAAGAACGAGCACGCGCGCGCGTTCCAGCGTTGGGTGCTGCGCGAGGTCCTGCCAAGCGCACTTCACGATGAATCTCAGTACGGCGAGGAGAAATTGCGGGCGCAAAAGACCGCGCTTCTCGTCGATCTCCTCACCACGTTCCAAGAACGACTCTCCGACGAGGCGGTTGAGCGCCTTGTGACGGCTGTGGCGGATGTATTGCGCGACGAGAAGGGGTGA
- a CDS encoding phosphodiester glycosidase family protein — protein MNEVIINVRDPHIEVQPAIANHELGTTATLAQIAQQNHAIAAINGTFFDAGGDNFPAGALEINGQFVYNEKGTLLGIGTQGQLTMLRATEDLSLNVYDPTNPISNMWPWFLNTLSTNPMRVSVLTPFYGPRTRDSSSVVAEVENNKIVAIHDGITPIPSNGYDIEIGAGEAKTPIMQRVHVGDRAVWGDTVVSLDTGKTVPFSAYPNAIGAGPMLLNNGRIDIEPAKEGLDNYEVVDAVTLRSVVGFNSSGQLVFLTIHDANVYQEAQIAKALGLTYAMNLDGGSSTGLWYEGRYLTVPQRALATAIVVEER, from the coding sequence GTGAATGAGGTCATCATCAATGTTCGCGATCCGCACATTGAGGTTCAACCCGCTATCGCGAATCACGAGCTTGGCACCACGGCTACGTTGGCTCAGATTGCCCAGCAGAATCACGCGATCGCCGCGATCAACGGCACGTTCTTCGACGCGGGTGGCGACAACTTCCCGGCCGGGGCTTTGGAAATCAACGGCCAATTCGTGTACAACGAGAAGGGCACGCTTCTCGGCATTGGCACTCAGGGCCAGCTTACGATGCTACGTGCGACTGAGGATCTGTCGCTGAATGTCTACGATCCTACGAATCCGATCAGCAACATGTGGCCCTGGTTTCTCAACACCTTGAGCACCAACCCTATGCGGGTCAGCGTGTTGACGCCGTTCTACGGGCCGCGCACTCGCGATTCGTCGTCTGTCGTGGCGGAAGTGGAGAATAACAAGATCGTTGCGATCCACGACGGCATCACACCAATTCCAAGCAATGGCTACGACATCGAGATTGGCGCGGGAGAGGCGAAAACCCCCATCATGCAGCGGGTCCATGTGGGGGATCGGGCAGTGTGGGGAGATACTGTAGTTTCACTGGACACAGGAAAGACTGTACCGTTCAGTGCTTATCCAAACGCCATCGGTGCTGGCCCCATGTTGCTCAACAATGGCCGCATCGACATCGAGCCAGCAAAAGAAGGACTGGATAACTACGAAGTCGTGGACGCGGTGACACTGCGCTCGGTGGTCGGCTTCAATTCGTCCGGGCAGTTGGTGTTTTTGACGATTCACGACGCGAATGTATACCAGGAAGCTCAGATCGCCAAAGCGCTCGGTTTGACATACGCGATGAACCTTGACGGGGGGAGTTCAACAGGACTGTGGTATGAGGGGCGCTACTTGACGGTTCCGCAGCGAGCCTTGGCGACTGCGATCGTGGTGGAAGAGAGGTAA
- a CDS encoding DNA adenine methylase, with translation MLLSFIEGLPPFTALMIDHVSTARQKPRRKRIAFGWYGGKYSHLSWLLPLLPRAHHYCEPFGGSAAVLLNRDPSPVETYNDLDGEVVNFFRVLREQRDALIEAIALTPFSREEFVRAIVEPTGGLTELERARRFYVRARQARMALAQTATPGRWAACRNTSQRGMAGNVSRWLGSAANLAEIAARLVRVQIEHRPAMDVIRAYDSPDTLFYCDPPYIHATRTDPRAYRYEMSDEEHMELARVLHNVRGKVAISGYHCDLMDELYRDWRCIDAPPKQCHASKRWRQEALWVNY, from the coding sequence ATGCTTTTGTCATTCATAGAAGGTCTTCCGCCATTCACGGCGCTAATGATCGATCACGTGAGCACGGCGCGCCAGAAACCAAGGAGAAAGCGAATCGCGTTTGGCTGGTACGGCGGCAAGTACAGTCACTTGTCGTGGCTCCTGCCGCTGTTGCCGCGAGCGCATCATTATTGCGAGCCGTTCGGAGGCTCGGCAGCGGTCTTACTGAATCGGGATCCTTCACCTGTGGAGACGTATAACGATCTGGACGGGGAAGTCGTCAATTTCTTTCGCGTGCTTCGCGAGCAGCGCGACGCCTTGATTGAGGCGATCGCGCTCACGCCGTTCAGTCGAGAAGAGTTTGTCCGGGCCATCGTTGAGCCAACAGGTGGTCTAACTGAACTCGAGCGCGCAAGGCGGTTCTACGTCCGAGCAAGACAGGCTCGCATGGCACTGGCGCAGACCGCTACACCGGGGCGTTGGGCGGCATGCCGCAACACGAGCCAGCGCGGGATGGCAGGCAATGTGTCCCGTTGGCTTGGAAGTGCGGCCAATTTGGCCGAGATCGCAGCGCGTCTGGTCCGCGTGCAGATCGAACATCGCCCTGCGATGGACGTGATTCGTGCCTACGACAGTCCTGATACGTTGTTTTACTGCGACCCGCCATACATCCATGCGACCCGAACAGATCCGAGAGCCTATCGTTACGAGATGAGCGACGAGGAGCACATGGAACTTGCGCGGGTTTTGCACAATGTTCGGGGCAAGGTTGCGATTTCCGGTTATCATTGCGATCTGATGGACGAGCTGTATCGAGATTGGCGGTGTATCGACGCGCCGCCAAAACAGTGCCATGCGTCGAAGAGGTGGCGTCAGGAAGCTCTGTGGGTCAACTATTGA
- a CDS encoding DNA cytosine methyltransferase: MVSLCSGVGCIDLAASWYGIRTVLFCEIDPYCQKVLQKRFPDVPIIADIRDVTAEKVREVTGLDQIDIVCGGWPCQPHSLAGKRLGAQDERDLWPEFRRVLRELRPRWFVGENVRGLLSTDAGRFFGAVLHDLADLGFDVRWGVHGACDVGAPHRRERVFLLAYHHEV; the protein is encoded by the coding sequence ATGGTGAGTCTTTGCAGCGGAGTAGGTTGCATTGACTTGGCGGCCTCATGGTATGGGATCCGAACGGTATTGTTCTGTGAGATTGACCCTTATTGCCAAAAGGTGCTTCAGAAGCGTTTCCCAGATGTTCCGATCATCGCGGACATCCGGGATGTGACTGCGGAGAAGGTGCGTGAGGTGACGGGACTTGACCAGATCGACATCGTTTGTGGAGGGTGGCCCTGCCAGCCGCACAGTTTGGCCGGAAAGCGATTGGGCGCTCAGGACGAACGGGATCTTTGGCCCGAGTTCCGGCGAGTGCTTCGCGAGCTTAGGCCCAGATGGTTCGTGGGTGAAAATGTCCGGGGGCTGCTGTCAACTGATGCTGGACGGTTCTTTGGAGCCGTTCTCCATGACCTGGCCGATCTCGGGTTTGATGTACGGTGGGGTGTGCATGGGGCATGTGACGTGGGTGCGCCGCATCGACGGGAGAGAGTATTCTTGCTGGCCTACCATCACGAGGTTTGA
- a CDS encoding putative holin-like toxin, with the protein MSVADAIALMVQFGSFVVSLVTLVVTLVRKHK; encoded by the coding sequence ATGAGTGTCGCCGATGCGATTGCGCTGATGGTCCAGTTTGGATCATTTGTCGTGTCGCTTGTCACACTGGTCGTAACCCTGGTCCGTAAACACAAGTGA
- a CDS encoding ParB/RepB/Spo0J family partition protein has translation MNLIHIDRLKPHPKNADYYADLTGEKYEELKRSIEVHGIRDPLKILPDGTILAGHQRYRIARELGIEQVPVAIYDVSPEEAEYLLIADNEERRGEDNDPMRKARRAKFLAEYWGVRHGGTRNASSSEVPSRQIGDLKTLKDIAEVVGESERTTERLLKLNNLIPELQTLVSSGKLGTSAAEQLAYLSPEIQRTLYEALGEEIANRTFAETKELRRRLEEAERRDQETARLQAELAELREQGREEDRQKIEQLERRIRDLQAQSWRVVTLEQELTALRERGRKEDRERIADLEREIEELKNRPVERVEVVPDSVQQEIEAWKRRAAEIEQQKRELESKYQATEQLLARYEQKIQQLRQGAPVVQFQVPPALQKIEDEHEARAQRRKLYTKLERAVMDIWTVYHQTGGEVDWIVDEFYRQQRVGPNGMDGFEEVNAFLAKIVDALHAIQRPRLLK, from the coding sequence ATGAACCTGATCCACATCGACAGGTTGAAGCCGCACCCGAAGAACGCGGATTACTACGCCGATCTGACGGGTGAGAAGTACGAAGAACTGAAACGCAGCATCGAAGTCCACGGCATTCGAGATCCTCTGAAGATCCTGCCCGACGGCACCATTCTGGCGGGACACCAGCGCTATCGCATTGCACGAGAGTTGGGGATCGAGCAAGTTCCCGTGGCGATCTATGATGTGTCGCCGGAAGAAGCAGAGTACCTTCTGATTGCGGACAACGAAGAACGACGCGGCGAAGACAATGATCCGATGCGTAAGGCTCGACGCGCCAAGTTTTTGGCGGAATATTGGGGTGTACGGCATGGCGGGACGCGAAATGCTTCGAGTAGCGAAGTACCAAGTCGCCAAATTGGCGACTTGAAAACCCTGAAGGATATTGCTGAAGTGGTGGGAGAAAGCGAACGAACCACGGAACGCTTGCTTAAACTTAACAACCTTATTCCGGAGTTACAAACTCTTGTATCCTCCGGCAAACTTGGTACCAGCGCCGCCGAGCAGTTGGCGTACCTAAGCCCGGAAATCCAGCGTACCTTGTATGAAGCGTTGGGAGAGGAGATCGCGAATCGCACGTTCGCGGAGACCAAGGAATTGCGGCGGAGACTCGAAGAGGCGGAACGTCGCGACCAGGAAACGGCGCGGTTGCAGGCGGAACTCGCAGAGTTGCGCGAGCAAGGGCGCGAGGAAGATCGCCAGAAGATCGAGCAGTTGGAACGTCGAATCCGGGATCTCCAGGCTCAGAGTTGGCGTGTGGTCACGCTGGAGCAGGAACTGACCGCGTTGCGGGAGCGCGGGAGAAAAGAAGACCGCGAGCGAATTGCCGATTTGGAGCGGGAGATCGAGGAACTCAAGAATCGCCCTGTGGAGCGCGTCGAGGTGGTGCCGGATTCGGTTCAGCAGGAGATCGAGGCGTGGAAGCGGCGGGCGGCGGAGATCGAGCAACAAAAACGCGAACTCGAATCGAAGTATCAAGCGACTGAGCAGTTGCTGGCCAGGTACGAACAAAAGATCCAGCAGCTGCGCCAAGGCGCGCCGGTCGTACAATTCCAAGTGCCACCCGCGCTGCAAAAGATCGAAGATGAACACGAGGCTCGCGCTCAACGTCGCAAGCTCTATACGAAGCTGGAACGCGCGGTTATGGACATTTGGACGGTCTATCATCAAACGGGCGGCGAGGTGGACTGGATTGTGGACGAGTTCTATCGACAGCAACGAGTCGGGCCGAACGGCATGGACGGGTTTGAGGAGGTCAACGCGTTTCTGGCCAAAATTGTCGACGCACTTCACGCCATTCAGCGACCGAGACTGCTGAAATAG
- a CDS encoding pyrrolo-quinoline quinone, protein MSEDTIWVGSQNGYLYAFDASDLSQLYKIWIGSRIDGTPVLAYSVSGIPYIIIGTAYAPNNKGGTGTLYVIDPTTGKIVSKFQTPSDAPVNGSVIQTAQGYIAWNDYDTDIYYGQLNDDGTITLLRSYSDVGGAGAYSALEAGYAGPSGTYLLPVENRDELAFVSFKTGVSGDALLAGEAVGAPEISANNIYVIDSTGQLDAFPNSPSGLTNGETPSSYAINLLQALQTKYGVKYVNGAGAATLTSLFEANDAANPYTGTQTATIFQPTSGGLAVLQNVGGVYKTSDDYTSADATAFSQPITLTLSGGDLPKILYPAPNNFNDTFTIEASANGGKSWTTLGSVEVYQNGMPQTQITIPTSMLNKAIGTSGWTNGQPNTIIIRIKPTAGDTFGYEFESQDMGWSPSPYGQVTVKFPAATQGFVCTNLHGCWDWEGGAIHLWVLQTVEGKTPLWGGKLGDALHGGAFTTYPMNKPSPYNASRYVTVWAQIAPNWNFIGREFDAHMEAIVQTWKNIAYPYTYISGWQKVSSCSGTNADGTCSSTTTSWVPVYSTITLHMNVPEVYTETSPDVRLYWDGGKTNADTQHLRFAWNIYIPDQGGPWVPCSQAYDGPWHMNPYNLQDVTSGYINGVTWQQSGVCHADDPLESGWPAGEYPLGVPYPGAQMQWAPFDANHNNGILYEPKNQTQYAAWPPNWRVGAAEYMPEIIVKALSDWGDWTDPEITVWTPTVTNGWNEYYPVPGPSKTTVTPNNSK, encoded by the coding sequence ATGAGCGAGGACACGATCTGGGTTGGCTCGCAGAACGGCTATCTGTACGCCTTCGACGCGAGCGACCTGTCGCAGCTTTATAAGATTTGGATCGGTAGCCGCATCGACGGTACGCCGGTCCTGGCGTACTCGGTGAGCGGGATCCCGTACATCATCATCGGCACGGCATACGCGCCGAACAACAAGGGCGGCACCGGCACCCTGTACGTGATCGACCCGACGACCGGCAAGATCGTGTCGAAGTTCCAGACGCCCTCGGACGCGCCGGTGAACGGCAGCGTCATCCAAACGGCCCAAGGCTATATTGCCTGGAACGACTACGACACGGACATCTACTACGGGCAGCTCAACGACGACGGAACGATCACGTTGTTGCGGAGCTACTCGGACGTAGGTGGTGCCGGTGCCTACTCCGCATTGGAGGCGGGGTACGCCGGACCGTCGGGAACGTATTTGTTGCCGGTCGAGAATCGGGACGAGCTCGCGTTTGTCTCCTTTAAGACAGGAGTATCGGGCGATGCGTTGTTGGCGGGCGAAGCGGTGGGCGCACCCGAAATCTCGGCGAACAACATCTACGTCATCGACAGCACGGGGCAGCTTGACGCATTTCCGAACAGCCCAAGCGGCTTGACGAACGGCGAAACGCCATCAAGCTATGCGATCAATCTTCTTCAAGCCTTGCAAACGAAGTACGGAGTCAAGTACGTCAACGGTGCAGGTGCGGCGACGCTGACGAGTTTGTTCGAGGCAAACGACGCGGCGAACCCGTACACGGGTACGCAGACGGCGACGATTTTCCAGCCGACAAGTGGCGGGCTGGCGGTGTTGCAGAACGTCGGGGGGGTGTACAAAACGAGCGACGATTACACTTCGGCGGACGCGACGGCTTTCAGCCAGCCGATCACACTGACGCTCTCAGGCGGTGACTTGCCGAAGATCTTGTATCCGGCACCAAACAACTTCAACGACACATTCACGATCGAGGCGAGTGCAAACGGCGGAAAGTCGTGGACGACACTCGGTAGCGTCGAAGTGTACCAAAACGGTATGCCGCAAACCCAAATCACCATTCCCACGTCGATGCTCAATAAGGCCATTGGTACGTCGGGATGGACCAACGGCCAGCCGAACACAATTATCATTCGGATCAAGCCGACGGCTGGGGATACATTCGGATATGAGTTCGAATCACAGGACATGGGTTGGTCGCCGAGCCCTTACGGACAGGTGACAGTGAAGTTCCCGGCAGCGACGCAGGGCTTTGTCTGCACCAACCTGCACGGTTGCTGGGACTGGGAAGGCGGCGCGATCCACCTGTGGGTGCTTCAGACCGTCGAAGGGAAGACTCCGCTTTGGGGCGGCAAGCTAGGTGACGCTTTGCACGGAGGGGCGTTCACAACCTATCCAATGAACAAGCCGTCGCCGTACAACGCGAGCCGGTATGTGACGGTGTGGGCGCAGATCGCGCCGAACTGGAACTTTATCGGGCGCGAGTTTGACGCACATATGGAAGCGATTGTGCAGACGTGGAAGAACATCGCGTATCCGTACACGTACATCAGCGGCTGGCAGAAGGTCTCGTCTTGTTCAGGCACAAACGCAGACGGGACGTGTTCATCCACCACGACCTCCTGGGTTCCCGTCTACAGCACGATCACGCTGCACATGAACGTCCCCGAGGTTTACACGGAGACAAGTCCAGACGTGCGGTTGTACTGGGACGGTGGCAAGACCAATGCCGACACACAACACCTGCGGTTTGCGTGGAACATCTACATCCCGGATCAAGGCGGGCCGTGGGTGCCGTGCAGCCAGGCGTATGACGGGCCGTGGCACATGAACCCGTACAACCTTCAGGACGTGACGAGCGGCTACATCAACGGCGTGACGTGGCAGCAGTCGGGCGTGTGCCACGCGGATGATCCGCTTGAGTCGGGTTGGCCTGCCGGGGAGTATCCGCTTGGCGTGCCGTATCCCGGCGCGCAGATGCAGTGGGCACCGTTTGACGCGAACCACAACAACGGCATCCTGTACGAGCCGAAAAACCAAACGCAGTACGCGGCGTGGCCGCCGAACTGGCGTGTGGGCGCGGCGGAGTACATGCCGGAGATCATCGTCAAGGCCCTGAGCGACTGGGGCGACTGGACGGATCCGGAGATCACAGTGTGGACGCCAACGGTGACGAATGGCTGGAACGAATATTACCCGGTGCCCGGACCGTCGAAGACGACGGTGACGCCGAACAACAGCAAGTGA